CGGCGTCTCCTCGCCCTGCACCGGAATCTGCCGGGGGAAGCTGACGGCCTCGCCATTCTTGAGGGCCAGCTCGTAGGTGCCGGCGGGGACCTCCAGGCTCAGCGGGGTCTGCCCCATGCTCCGGCCATCGAGGAAGACCTCGGAGGCGGGCAGGGTGGACTTCACCGAGAGCTTCACCTTCTTCGCCTTGACCAGCTCCTTGCGCAGCTTCTCGAAGGCCTGGCGCGTGGATGGCGTGTACTGGTCCGGGTCGAGCGTGTACTGCGCATCCAACCGCAGCACGTTGCGGAAGGCGTCATCGCTCTCCTTCACGCGGTTCATGGCGCGGGAGTTGAGGGCCTGGAGGAGCTGGGCCTCGACGTACAGCTTCCAGCGGGCCTCGCCCACCGGGAGACGGGCCACCTGCTTGAGGACCTCCTCGAGCCCCTGGGCCGCCCGGGCGTAGCGCGCCTCGTAGAACTGTCCCTGCGCGGCGTCGAGCTGCCGCTTGATGTCCTCGAAGCTGCCGGAGGGCATGGGGAACAGCCGCTCGGTGAAGGCCGCCGCGGAGAGGACGTCCTCGCCCGGACGGGCCATCAGCGCGGTGTAGAAGGCCTTGGTCTGACTGCTCAGCTCCGCGTCCTTGCAGTCACCGCTGGCCACCACCACGCGGCGCGGAGCCGCTCCCGCCGCGCCACTGAGCGCGAGGGCGAGTACCACCATCATCTTCTTCATGTCGTTCCTCGAAGCGTTGAAAGTTCGTGCGCCGTGCGCGGGGTGCTACGGGTAGTTCCATCCCCAGGAGCTCAGCACCGGGTTGCCCACCAGGTCCGTCACACCGTTCAGCTGGAGCTGGGCGGGCCCGGAGGGCGGCAGCCCGTAGCGCGTCCTCACCGTCAGGACCTTGCCATCGGAGGACAGCTCGGCCTGCACCTGCTGTCCCAGCTCGTTGACCCACAGCCGCACCGTGTCGGCATTCACCGTGGAGGGCTCGAGGGGCTCGGAGAACTCGGCCTGGATGATCGAGTCCCGCGCCACGGAGGAGCCGGGAGCCGGTTTGCGTTGCGCGATGGCGGGGGCTGTCCGGTCCAGCACCACCGTCCGAGAGGGGCTGACCAGGAGCTCGCCCCGGTCGATGGCCTGGAGCTGGAGCTCGTGAGCCCCCTCCGTCAGCGTCCGCGTGTCCCAGGTGTACGCATCCGGCGGCTCCAGGCGCGCCTCGCTCCTTCCGTCGACGAGCAGCTCGATCAGGTTGGGGGTGACCCCCTGCAGACCGACCGACACGCTCACGTCGGGGCCCCGGGTGTGGACCGGTCCTTCACCGCTGTCGCCCTGGATGACGAGGTTCACTTCACGTGGAGCTGTTTCCACCTCGGGTACGACGATGCAGCCCGCCGTGAGGACGGCGAGGAGCGGACTGAGGGGTCTGGCGAGATTCATGATTGTGGGGTGGTTTGCACGGCCCGTTCCGTC
This is a stretch of genomic DNA from Archangium violaceum. It encodes these proteins:
- a CDS encoding Ig-like domain-containing protein produces the protein MNLARPLSPLLAVLTAGCIVVPEVETAPREVNLVIQGDSGEGPVHTRGPDVSVSVGLQGVTPNLIELLVDGRSEARLEPPDAYTWDTRTLTEGAHELQLQAIDRGELLVSPSRTVVLDRTAPAIAQRKPAPGSSVARDSIIQAEFSEPLEPSTVNADTVRLWVNELGQQVQAELSSDGKVLTVRTRYGLPPSGPAQLQLNGVTDLVGNPVLSSWGWNYP